The Halobacillus ihumii genomic sequence AGCAGCACAAACCAAACTACAACTTCAATCGATATTGGACCAAGTATTTCCTGAATATAGAGGAGTATTTGGGAACCTGTATTCAAAAGTTTCTTTACAGGTACTTTTAATATTTCCAACATCGAAATCAGTTTTAAGTGTCACTGGTCCTGTCTTAGCAGATAAAATAGCTTCACTATATAAGAGTCGTTCAGATAAATGGGCTAAGGAAAAGGCAAAAAAGCTACGAGATGCAGCAATTCGTAACCCATTTCAAAATAACTTGTATCAAAGTCATATTATTAACCTAGAAATAATGATAAATATTGTTCTTCAATACCAAGAGCATCTATCAAAGTTAGCTGCTGAAATAGATGCCCTTGCCAAAGAAGTTGAAGAATATGAATTAATCCAATCTATCCCAGGTATCGGAGAAAAAATTGCGGCAACGATAATTTCTGAAATTGGTGAGATAGAAAGGTTTAATCATCCCAAAAAGCTCGTTGCATTCACTGGAGTCGATCCTAGTGTGTACTCCTCTGGTAAGTTTACAGCTTCCGTAAACCGTATTACCAAAAGAGGATCTAGCAGATTAAGACAAGCTCTATTTATGGCTGTTCAATGCGGAATACGAGACGCTCGTAAAAAGAAAACAAGCGTGGAAATCATTCCACGTAATAAAAGATTAAGAGAATTTTACGATAAGAAACGCGATGAAGGTAAACCTTTTAGAGTAGCGATCATCGCTTGTGTTAATAAGCTTTT encodes the following:
- a CDS encoding IS110 family transposase codes for the protein MNPVIGLDVAKGESQIQAFLDKGEPYRKSFSILHNVKELNKFLDFLKEIESLAGGKPSVILESTGHYHTPIIQFLEEQQYMYIIVNPLIAHRAKSSSLRKVKTDAIDAYNLCELYYKEELEPSKKRGIRLLNLRNLTRQHETISSVAAQTKLQLQSILDQVFPEYRGVFGNLYSKVSLQVLLIFPTSKSVLSVTGPVLADKIASLYKSRSDKWAKEKAKKLRDAAIRNPFQNNLYQSHIINLEIMINIVLQYQEHLSKLAAEIDALAKEVEEYELIQSIPGIGEKIAATIISEIGEIERFNHPKKLVAFTGVDPSVYSSGKFTASVNRITKRGSSRLRQALFMAVQCGIRDARKKKTSVEIIPRNKRLREFYDKKRDEGKPFRVAIIACVNKLLHWIFAMLKSNTTFLDIA